One Gloeothece verrucosa PCC 7822 DNA window includes the following coding sequences:
- the pgeF gene encoding peptidoglycan editing factor PgeF codes for MTISLTSEVPTQTAAWHWQQWNSLPYLTCSLLQDWQHGFFTQQFYPHPPEELVEVLQPGASVYRVKQVHDRRVLTSKEIEAAIKNEKIEEKYPPADGIITDQPQQSIWVASADCTPVLIADVKTRKTAAIHAGWRGTAKKIVPEAISRLINFGSDRENLRIALGPAISGEVYQVSQEVALEVGSSLLNWQELDTRESLIKALQEMPGSPILEDPEPGRVKLDVRRVNVLQLLSLGIAEEQIAIAPYCTYQQPEYFFSYRRTNEKKVQWSGIVSNNL; via the coding sequence GTGACTATTTCCCTTACTTCTGAAGTTCCCACTCAAACAGCCGCTTGGCACTGGCAACAATGGAACAGTTTGCCTTATTTGACTTGTTCATTATTACAAGACTGGCAACACGGCTTTTTTACGCAGCAATTTTATCCTCATCCGCCAGAAGAATTAGTCGAGGTATTGCAACCGGGAGCATCTGTATATCGAGTTAAACAGGTGCATGACCGGCGCGTACTCACTTCAAAAGAAATAGAAGCAGCGATTAAAAATGAAAAAATAGAAGAAAAGTATCCACCGGCCGATGGAATCATTACCGACCAACCTCAGCAGTCAATCTGGGTGGCTAGTGCTGATTGTACCCCGGTTTTGATCGCCGATGTCAAGACCCGAAAAACCGCAGCAATTCACGCAGGATGGCGAGGAACAGCTAAAAAGATTGTTCCCGAAGCAATTTCACGATTAATAAATTTTGGTAGTGATCGGGAAAATTTAAGAATTGCTCTTGGTCCGGCCATCTCTGGAGAAGTGTATCAAGTGTCTCAGGAAGTGGCCTTAGAAGTCGGGTCTAGTTTACTCAACTGGCAAGAATTAGACACCAGAGAAAGCCTTATAAAAGCCTTACAAGAGATGCCCGGTTCACCCATTCTCGAAGATCCAGAACCCGGACGGGTTAAATTAGATGTCAGACGAGTCAATGTATTACAACTGCTATCATTAGGCATTGCTGAGGAACAGATCGCCATCGCGCCTTATTGTACCTATCAGCAACCTGAGTATTTCTTTTCTTATCGGCGAACCAATGAAAAAAAAGTTCAATGGTCAGGAATTGTTAGTAATAATCTCTAA
- a CDS encoding small RNA NsiR4-regulated ssr1528 family protein, with protein MTSPTSTTGADAVDAAIEAGIDFDGTPIDSAKLELYKQVMVLEGQRQRSGVTNTMRSRIVRIGAKHIPQEQLNQLLTKAGFAPLKEKEIAFYYG; from the coding sequence ATGACATCACCCACCTCGACTACTGGAGCAGATGCCGTAGATGCCGCCATCGAAGCCGGAATCGACTTTGACGGTACCCCCATAGACTCTGCTAAATTAGAACTATACAAACAAGTCATGGTCCTTGAAGGTCAACGTCAGCGCAGTGGCGTAACTAATACCATGCGTTCGCGTATTGTCCGTATAGGAGCAAAGCACATCCCTCAAGAACAATTAAACCAACTGCTCACAAAAGCCGGTTTTGCTCCCTTAAAAGAAAAAGAAATCGCTTTCTATTATGGTTAA